A stretch of the Pseudomonas helvetica genome encodes the following:
- a CDS encoding DUF2790 domain-containing protein, with protein MKLFMLGFATLLTSGLVFADTTENSPVIHDKTGFYVSMDIAKVISVTDTSGQCGVIPARLDYLDHQGREHVLDYLVQGGCPNEN; from the coding sequence ATGAAGTTGTTTATGCTTGGATTTGCTACCTTGCTCACCAGCGGTTTAGTTTTTGCCGATACTACTGAGAATTCACCGGTGATTCACGATAAGACTGGCTTCTATGTTTCTATGGATATCGCAAAAGTCATATCAGTTACTGATACATCGGGCCAGTGCGGTGTGATTCCCGCACGTCTCGATTACCTGGACCATCAGGGGCGGGAGCATGTTTTGGACTATCTGGTTCAAGGAGGTTGCCCGAACGAAAACTGA
- a CDS encoding MBL fold metallo-hydrolase encodes MSIQLLGSGGPISDDARASSGEIVWIDGKSRLLIDAGGGTYLRFGQAHARLEDLNFIGISHFHTDHSVDLPAILKGAYFMASGHTTALVGPDGSDSFPSMTEFFHDTFAAKTGSFAYLEGLHDGSDGLNLKISPIINVDRHAEKASLVYQDAEVKVYAYGIPHGDVPTLAFRIEGKCGTIVISADQNGSRAGFVDFAKGADILVMPAAIDDDADDTSKFLHATPTVVGKIAAAVNPKMLILNHFMGKSLKNKDSNVEIIKRYYHGPVYAGRDLSRFEMP; translated from the coding sequence ATGAGCATTCAACTGCTCGGTTCTGGTGGCCCAATCTCTGACGACGCTCGTGCATCATCGGGGGAGATAGTCTGGATTGATGGAAAGTCGCGACTGCTCATTGACGCTGGCGGTGGTACGTACCTGCGCTTTGGCCAGGCGCATGCCCGATTGGAAGACCTGAACTTCATCGGCATTTCGCATTTCCACACAGACCATAGCGTCGACTTACCCGCCATCTTGAAGGGCGCGTATTTTATGGCCTCGGGTCACACAACCGCACTGGTCGGTCCGGATGGATCTGACTCATTCCCGAGCATGACGGAATTCTTCCATGACACGTTTGCTGCCAAAACGGGCTCGTTTGCCTATCTCGAGGGTCTGCATGATGGTAGTGATGGGCTGAATCTAAAGATCAGCCCGATTATCAACGTGGATCGCCACGCCGAGAAAGCCTCCCTCGTCTATCAAGACGCCGAGGTTAAGGTTTATGCGTACGGCATTCCGCACGGTGATGTGCCGACCTTGGCATTTCGCATCGAAGGCAAGTGCGGCACGATCGTGATCTCCGCGGATCAGAACGGCAGCCGTGCCGGGTTCGTCGACTTTGCCAAGGGCGCTGACATTTTGGTTATGCCAGCTGCCATCGATGACGATGCCGACGACACCTCTAAATTCCTCCATGCAACACCCACGGTCGTTGGCAAGATTGCCGCAGCCGTCAATCCCAAAATGCTCATCCTCAATCACTTCATGGGTAAGTCTTTGAAGAATAAGGATAGCAACGTCGAAATTATCAAACGCTACTACCACGGCCCGGTTTACGCAGGTCGTGATCTGTCGCGCTTCGAAATGCCATGA
- a CDS encoding DUF692 domain-containing protein — protein MIIQGRGLGLRREFASSLANGPIRNDFDFLEVVPDNWMGLGGESMEQLDAIADKYPMVAHSLSLSIGDAQPLDMNYLSAVKTFLDNYDIAIYSDHVSMSRDSRGYLYELIPVSRTQASLQLMVDKIKAVQDYLSRRIALENISYYYDEEGQMAETEFIARLIDASSCGLLLDVNNAYVNSRNHGFDPHAFIDALPTDAVTYFHVAGHLDNGPQERVLDTHGTDVSVAVLNLGAYAVHRFGEQPIVLERDNNIPSLDELCEELRGIHEAMTGSTGKLQ, from the coding sequence ATGATCATCCAAGGACGAGGGCTTGGGCTCCGACGTGAGTTTGCCTCGTCTCTCGCCAACGGCCCCATCCGGAATGACTTCGACTTTTTGGAAGTCGTACCCGACAACTGGATGGGGTTGGGTGGAGAGAGCATGGAACAACTCGACGCCATCGCGGATAAATATCCAATGGTTGCACACAGCTTGAGCCTGTCCATCGGCGACGCACAACCGCTGGATATGAATTACTTGAGCGCAGTGAAGACCTTCCTGGACAACTACGACATTGCGATCTATAGCGATCACGTCAGCATGTCACGCGATAGCCGCGGCTACCTTTACGAGCTGATTCCGGTAAGTCGCACGCAGGCCAGCCTGCAGCTGATGGTCGATAAGATCAAGGCAGTGCAGGATTACCTGTCCCGGCGTATCGCGCTGGAGAACATCTCCTACTACTACGATGAGGAGGGGCAGATGGCCGAGACCGAATTCATCGCTCGGCTGATCGACGCCTCAAGCTGCGGACTGCTATTGGATGTCAACAATGCGTATGTGAACTCGCGCAATCACGGATTCGATCCGCACGCATTCATAGATGCATTACCAACGGATGCGGTGACTTACTTTCACGTTGCCGGCCATCTGGATAATGGTCCTCAAGAGCGGGTCCTGGATACCCATGGAACCGACGTTTCGGTCGCCGTGCTTAATCTGGGTGCCTATGCGGTTCATCGGTTCGGTGAGCAGCCCATTGTGCTGGAGCGCGACAACAATATACCCAGCCTTGACGAGCTATGTGAGGAACTGCGCGGCATCCATGAGGCCATGACCGGCTCGACCGGGAAACTGCAATGA
- a CDS encoding DoxX family protein, with protein sequence MAKLIALLNRGLEKSKKLDFVALLSIRLYLLPTLYEGAHAKVTGFSGLVEWFATPAAQGGLGMPLPTLMATLATGTEVAGLICIALGLFTRIVTIPLAILMTVAGLAVHWSHGWAAIADKSTEASMRLSGLMTWLQQSFPGRFNYVTELGDPIILNNGIEFTVTYAIMIMVLFFYGAGRYVSADHWLAKIFPRWPK encoded by the coding sequence ATGGCTAAACTGATCGCACTTCTGAATCGCGGCCTCGAAAAGTCCAAAAAGTTGGATTTCGTAGCGCTCCTTTCCATCCGTTTGTATCTGCTGCCGACCCTCTACGAGGGCGCCCACGCCAAAGTTACCGGCTTCAGTGGACTGGTCGAGTGGTTCGCCACTCCAGCGGCTCAAGGCGGTCTCGGCATGCCTTTGCCCACGCTGATGGCCACGCTTGCTACGGGAACCGAAGTAGCAGGACTGATCTGCATTGCCCTGGGTCTGTTCACCCGCATCGTCACTATCCCATTGGCGATATTGATGACCGTCGCCGGTCTGGCTGTCCATTGGTCCCACGGCTGGGCCGCGATTGCCGACAAATCCACCGAAGCCAGTATGCGGCTCAGTGGTCTCATGACTTGGCTGCAACAATCCTTTCCGGGCCGCTTCAACTATGTAACGGAATTGGGTGACCCAATAATCCTCAACAACGGCATCGAATTCACGGTGACCTACGCCATCATGATTATGGTGCTGTTCTTCTATGGCGCAGGTCGCTATGTCAGCGCAGACCATTGGCTGGCCAAGATCTTCCCGCGCTGGCCGAAGTGA
- a CDS encoding LysR family transcriptional regulator yields MNLHHLLIFHTITKTGSITACAKALHISQPALSRELRKLEERFGLTLFERQPRGMRLTHAGDVLAGYADRLFDIARTADLAMKELESAKIGHLSIAASSTIGTYVLPRVLARFRNNNPGVKVSLFVNNTEQVSEAVADMRYSLGFIEGPLHIKGLTATRFREDDLLPVVAAWHRLADATAIKPGDIDDEPLLMREVGSGTRELVAAVLEDLGVQQGSIMEFGNTEAIKQAAIHGGGIAWLPSISITDEVANDVLIPLPCAQLTLRRTLSIVRRAAVPDGPAERELLSLLG; encoded by the coding sequence ATGAACCTTCATCATCTCTTAATCTTTCATACGATTACCAAGACCGGCAGCATCACGGCCTGTGCAAAGGCGTTGCACATTTCGCAACCAGCGTTGTCTCGCGAATTGCGAAAACTTGAGGAGCGCTTCGGTCTAACACTTTTTGAACGCCAACCGCGTGGTATGCGTTTGACGCATGCCGGCGACGTTCTTGCCGGATATGCCGATCGGCTCTTTGATATTGCCAGAACGGCTGACCTAGCAATGAAGGAACTCGAAAGCGCCAAGATTGGGCACTTATCCATAGCGGCGAGCAGCACTATCGGCACCTATGTCTTGCCGCGCGTTCTTGCACGTTTTCGCAATAACAACCCAGGTGTAAAGGTCAGTCTTTTCGTGAATAACACGGAACAGGTTTCTGAAGCCGTTGCAGATATGCGCTATTCGCTGGGCTTTATTGAAGGTCCTTTGCATATAAAAGGATTGACCGCTACCCGTTTTCGCGAGGACGACTTGCTGCCAGTGGTCGCCGCGTGGCACCGGTTGGCCGATGCTACCGCCATTAAACCCGGGGATATCGATGACGAGCCATTGCTGATGCGCGAGGTGGGATCGGGCACCCGCGAATTGGTGGCGGCAGTACTCGAAGACCTGGGTGTGCAGCAAGGATCAATCATGGAGTTTGGCAACACCGAGGCCATCAAACAGGCTGCCATTCATGGTGGCGGTATCGCTTGGCTGCCCTCCATCAGTATCACCGATGAAGTGGCCAATGACGTACTCATCCCTCTACCCTGCGCGCAGCTCACGCTACGCCGAACGTTGAGTATTGTGCGTCGCGCGGCTGTCCCTGATGGGCCGGCCGAGCGCGAATTACTCTCCTTGCTCGGGTGA
- a CDS encoding TDT family transporter — MSLKDLATINAGAKPLSHLSRPRDAIRQFTPNWFAATMGTGILALALAQFPLAIPGLRSIAEGLWMFNILLFCTFSAMYMARWIMFFDEAKQIFGHSTVSMFFGTIPMGLATLINGLIVFGGARWGSAVIPLAEALWWIDVVMALACGVLIPYMMFTRQEHSIDQMTAVWLLPVVAAEVAAASGGALAPHLLDTGAQFVMLITSYVLWAYSVPVALSILVILLLRMALHKLPHESMAASSWLSLGPIGTGALGMLVIGSDAPAIFSVQGLQGIGEVAQGIGLISGILFWGLGLWWMAMATLITVRYFKAGVPFNLGWWGFTFPIGVYALTTLKLGAILHSIFFNVFGGCLVLVLAVLWLIVVSRTIAGAYRGHLFVSPCLASLAK, encoded by the coding sequence ATGTCGCTTAAAGATCTCGCAACTATCAATGCGGGAGCCAAACCCCTTAGCCATTTGAGTCGACCTCGCGATGCGATACGCCAATTCACGCCGAACTGGTTTGCAGCGACCATGGGCACCGGCATTCTTGCCTTGGCCCTGGCTCAGTTTCCTCTAGCCATCCCTGGCTTGAGGTCCATTGCTGAAGGGCTCTGGATGTTCAATATCCTTCTGTTCTGTACCTTCAGTGCGATGTACATGGCTCGGTGGATCATGTTTTTTGACGAGGCCAAGCAGATCTTCGGGCACTCCACGGTCTCGATGTTCTTCGGCACTATTCCGATGGGGCTTGCGACCCTTATCAATGGTCTTATAGTGTTCGGCGGTGCTCGTTGGGGCTCAGCGGTCATACCGTTGGCTGAGGCCCTATGGTGGATTGATGTGGTCATGGCGCTCGCTTGCGGTGTGCTGATTCCTTACATGATGTTCACCCGTCAAGAGCACAGCATCGATCAAATGACGGCCGTCTGGTTGCTGCCAGTTGTCGCTGCGGAAGTCGCGGCTGCAAGTGGTGGGGCGCTGGCTCCGCACCTGCTCGATACCGGCGCGCAATTTGTTATGTTGATTACCAGCTATGTACTGTGGGCCTATTCGGTTCCTGTCGCGCTGAGCATTCTGGTCATCCTGCTGTTGCGCATGGCGTTGCACAAACTTCCCCACGAAAGCATGGCTGCATCCAGCTGGTTATCCCTGGGGCCTATCGGTACGGGTGCGTTGGGCATGCTGGTCATAGGCAGTGACGCTCCCGCGATCTTTTCGGTGCAGGGATTGCAAGGGATTGGCGAGGTTGCTCAAGGCATTGGCCTGATTTCCGGCATTCTTTTCTGGGGCCTAGGGTTGTGGTGGATGGCAATGGCCACCCTCATCACGGTCCGTTACTTTAAGGCGGGTGTTCCTTTTAATCTGGGGTGGTGGGGGTTTACTTTTCCTATCGGCGTCTATGCCCTCACGACTCTCAAGTTGGGCGCTATTCTGCATTCCATCTTTTTCAATGTTTTTGGCGGATGCTTGGTGTTGGTGTTGGCGGTCCTGTGGTTGATCGTGGTTTCCAGGACGATTGCTGGCGCGTATCGAGGACATCTTTTCGTCTCGCCATGCCTGGCGTCTTTGGCTAAATAG
- a CDS encoding DUF2474 domain-containing protein has translation MDSKTIVEPAEHKPLLRQKLGWMLVIYVGSVAALGVFAMLIRLFMQAAGMKSH, from the coding sequence ATGGACAGTAAGACAATTGTTGAACCGGCCGAGCATAAGCCACTACTGCGGCAGAAGTTGGGCTGGATGCTGGTGATTTATGTGGGCAGCGTGGCGGCACTAGGTGTGTTTGCCATGCTGATCCGACTGTTCATGCAGGCGGCGGGGATGAAGTCGCACTGA
- the cydB gene encoding cytochrome d ubiquinol oxidase subunit II — translation MGIDLPLIWAVVIIFGIMMYVIMDGFDLGIGILFPFIPGKTDRDVMMNTVAPIWDGNETWLVLGGAALLGAFPLAYSVVLSALYLPLILMLFGLIFRGVAFEFRFKAKEHKRHIWDKAFIGGSLVATFFQGVALGAFIDGIPVVNRQFAGGELDWLTPFSLFCGLALIVAYALLGCTWLIMKTEGKLQERMHNLARPLVLVLLAVIAIVSIWTPLTHPEIAARWFILPNLFWFLPVPILVLITTWCLLKAVARNAHYTPFLLTLLLVFLGYSGLGISLWPNIVPPSISIWEAAAPPQSQGFLLLGTLFTIPFILGYSFWSYYVFRGKVTHEDGYH, via the coding sequence ATGGGTATTGATCTTCCATTGATTTGGGCCGTGGTCATCATTTTCGGCATCATGATGTACGTGATCATGGACGGCTTCGACCTGGGGATTGGCATTCTCTTTCCGTTCATTCCGGGCAAGACCGATCGTGACGTGATGATGAACACCGTCGCCCCCATCTGGGACGGTAACGAGACCTGGCTCGTACTGGGTGGCGCGGCGCTGCTCGGTGCCTTCCCGCTGGCTTACTCGGTGGTATTATCGGCATTATATCTGCCGCTGATTCTGATGCTGTTCGGGCTCATATTCCGGGGCGTGGCCTTTGAGTTCCGCTTCAAGGCCAAAGAACACAAGCGTCATATCTGGGACAAAGCCTTCATCGGTGGTTCGCTGGTCGCCACATTCTTCCAGGGCGTGGCGCTGGGGGCGTTCATCGATGGTATACCGGTGGTCAATCGGCAGTTCGCTGGTGGTGAGCTGGACTGGTTGACACCCTTCAGCCTGTTTTGTGGCCTGGCCCTGATCGTCGCGTATGCCTTGCTGGGTTGTACCTGGCTGATCATGAAAACCGAAGGCAAGTTGCAAGAACGGATGCATAACCTGGCTCGGCCGCTGGTTCTCGTGCTGCTGGCGGTAATCGCTATCGTCAGTATCTGGACGCCACTCACCCATCCCGAGATTGCCGCTCGCTGGTTCATCCTGCCGAACCTGTTCTGGTTCCTGCCGGTGCCGATTCTGGTGCTGATCACAACCTGGTGCCTGCTCAAGGCGGTGGCGCGCAACGCGCACTACACGCCGTTCCTGCTGACCCTGCTGCTGGTATTCCTCGGCTACAGCGGTTTGGGCATCAGTCTGTGGCCGAACATCGTGCCTCCGTCCATTTCAATTTGGGAGGCTGCTGCCCCACCGCAAAGCCAGGGCTTTCTCCTGCTGGGTACCTTGTTCACTATCCCGTTCATCCTGGGTTACAGCTTCTGGAGCTACTACGTGTTCCGCGGCAAGGTTACCCACGAAGACGGTTACCACTAG
- a CDS encoding cytochrome ubiquinol oxidase subunit I: MFNLQALDLARMQFAFTVSFHILFPAITVGLAGYLAVLEGLWLKTRNDTYRDLYHFWSKIFAVNFGMGVVSGIVMAYQFGTNWSRFSDFAGPVTGTLLTYEVLTAFFLEAGFLGVMLFGWGRVGRGLHFFSTVMVSLGTLISTFWILASNSWMQTPNGFEVVNGQVIPTDWLAVIFNPSLPYRLAHMSIAAFVATAFFVGSSAAWHLLRGRDNPAIRTMLSMAMWMALIVMPIQIMVGDMHGLNTLEHQPAKIAAIEGHWQNRGNEPTPLILFGWPDMKAEKTRFTVEIPYLGSLILTHSLEKQVPALKSFAPEDRPNSTIVFWSFRVMAGLGMLMLFTGLWSLWLRKRGTLYQCRPFLYLAMFMGPSGLIAILAGWLTTEIGRQPWVVYGLLRTADASSNHSVAQMSLTLVLFVVVYFALFGTGFGYMMRLVRKGPKTNEGAEIRHAGSGLSATDDTVEGDHRLSPNKKGN; this comes from the coding sequence ATGTTCAACCTACAGGCATTAGACTTGGCGCGAATGCAGTTTGCATTTACGGTGTCGTTCCATATCCTGTTCCCGGCCATCACCGTCGGTTTGGCGGGTTACCTGGCCGTTCTTGAGGGGTTGTGGCTCAAGACCCGTAACGACACCTACCGTGATCTGTACCACTTCTGGTCGAAGATTTTTGCGGTCAACTTCGGCATGGGCGTGGTGTCCGGCATTGTGATGGCCTATCAGTTCGGTACCAACTGGAGTCGCTTTTCGGACTTCGCCGGTCCCGTCACCGGAACGCTGCTTACCTATGAGGTGCTCACCGCCTTCTTTCTTGAGGCGGGCTTTCTGGGTGTGATGTTGTTCGGCTGGGGCCGCGTCGGGCGCGGACTGCATTTTTTCTCGACCGTAATGGTGTCTCTTGGAACGCTGATATCGACCTTCTGGATTTTGGCGTCCAATAGCTGGATGCAAACCCCCAATGGCTTCGAAGTCGTTAACGGGCAGGTGATTCCGACGGATTGGCTGGCGGTCATTTTCAACCCATCGTTACCCTACCGCCTCGCACACATGTCGATCGCTGCGTTTGTTGCCACCGCCTTCTTTGTCGGTTCATCGGCTGCCTGGCATCTGTTGCGCGGCCGTGATAACCCGGCGATCCGCACCATGCTGTCGATGGCCATGTGGATGGCGTTGATCGTCATGCCCATTCAGATCATGGTCGGTGATATGCACGGCCTGAATACGCTGGAACATCAGCCGGCAAAAATCGCTGCGATTGAAGGGCATTGGCAAAACCGTGGTAACGAACCGACACCGCTGATTCTGTTCGGCTGGCCGGACATGAAAGCCGAGAAGACTAGATTCACCGTCGAAATTCCATACCTGGGCAGTCTGATACTGACCCATAGCCTGGAGAAACAGGTTCCCGCCCTGAAATCGTTTGCCCCTGAAGATCGCCCGAACTCGACCATCGTGTTCTGGTCGTTCCGGGTGATGGCCGGCCTCGGCATGTTGATGCTCTTCACCGGATTGTGGAGCTTGTGGTTGCGCAAACGCGGAACGCTTTACCAGTGCCGCCCCTTTCTGTACTTGGCGATGTTCATGGGGCCGTCCGGTTTGATCGCGATTCTCGCCGGTTGGCTCACCACCGAAATCGGTCGTCAACCGTGGGTGGTGTATGGCCTGTTGCGTACTGCCGATGCTTCCTCAAACCACAGCGTGGCACAGATGAGCCTTACCCTGGTGCTGTTTGTGGTGGTGTATTTCGCGCTGTTCGGTACCGGTTTCGGCTACATGATGCGCCTGGTGCGCAAAGGTCCGAAGACCAACGAAGGCGCAGAAATCAGACACGCAGGTTCTGGTCTTTCCGCTACCGACGACACCGTTGAAGGCGATCACCGCCTTAGCCCGAACAAGAAGGGGAACTGA
- a CDS encoding fimbrial protein, translating into MSTVIRVMLWGTLLSAVMLCSTKTIAADTTRLDISGSLIKPPCTANFGATQSVDLPSVSLNSLKMGLNEWTDVALGFQCTQGSKVQLRFTAGNGAYDASTLRTTLDKLGLKTRLSDVTGTVREVDLNFGEPLTFLVEATALNLKLSVKPVLGVQELPAVGSYNATLMMEIVYL; encoded by the coding sequence ATGTCAACGGTCATCAGGGTGATGCTGTGGGGGACGTTATTGTCTGCGGTCATGCTTTGCTCCACCAAGACCATAGCCGCCGATACCACTCGTCTCGACATCAGCGGCAGCCTTATCAAGCCGCCCTGTACCGCCAATTTTGGGGCGACGCAAAGCGTTGATCTTCCCAGCGTGAGTCTCAACTCATTGAAAATGGGGCTTAACGAGTGGACAGACGTTGCCCTGGGTTTCCAATGTACGCAGGGCAGTAAGGTGCAATTGCGCTTCACTGCCGGCAACGGCGCCTACGACGCCTCTACGTTGCGTACCACGTTGGACAAACTGGGATTGAAAACCCGTCTGAGCGACGTGACAGGCACTGTCCGCGAAGTGGATCTCAATTTTGGCGAGCCACTGACGTTCTTGGTCGAGGCGACAGCGCTGAATCTCAAGCTTTCGGTCAAGCCGGTACTCGGCGTACAGGAGTTACCTGCGGTTGGCAGTTATAACGCAACCCTGATGATGGAGATCGTTTACCTGTAG
- a CDS encoding fimbrial protein — protein MKLPFSLTAAVVVMLTCRSALAITDTVTINVSGTLTRPPCTVTSSKTLSVNFGSLRYDQVSSAPVIPVPVTLTCPANSSLSVSVKASGVMAGSTTQAATDKANLAYTLTLNSDSSEVDITGAKRTLTKQSGTVDLSMKAKLVATGALTEGNFSASTMINIEYL, from the coding sequence ATGAAATTGCCTTTCTCGCTGACCGCTGCAGTTGTCGTGATGCTGACCTGCCGGTCTGCACTCGCGATTACCGATACTGTCACCATTAATGTATCTGGCACGCTCACCAGGCCGCCTTGCACGGTGACCAGCAGCAAGACGTTGAGTGTGAATTTCGGCAGCCTGCGTTATGACCAGGTTTCCTCCGCGCCGGTGATCCCAGTGCCCGTTACGCTGACTTGCCCGGCGAACTCTTCTTTGAGTGTCAGCGTCAAGGCATCGGGCGTCATGGCTGGCTCGACCACCCAGGCGGCAACAGACAAGGCCAATCTGGCGTATACGCTGACGCTGAACAGCGACAGCTCGGAAGTTGATATCACAGGGGCAAAACGTACGCTGACCAAGCAAAGCGGCACCGTAGACTTGAGCATGAAGGCAAAGCTCGTTGCGACGGGTGCGCTTACCGAAGGTAATTTCAGTGCTTCGACGATGATCAATATCGAGTACCTGTGA
- a CDS encoding fimbrial protein codes for MRDLTMGKFIWIRKIRCCFLIVFCSLASRYAMSADPVLSLTCSNTEMTVNLKEVIPLSPFQTRFAGTCKVNSIIALGGYYTQAQHGQSNTGRDLTVVAAATGYDVPYESAPANTACFEPGNCDGYLDVGDTLSYDFIISGTTRTTPGFYFGGVTLYGTDVAFASKVAIGVVNFAYTVVQPTCSISSASHLALGFGALTSNDFASSQQVAEISLSCSAATQVNVTLVPTQSAVNGSPGVSATTLDGLSMAATWVDSTSAVVFNTPRNFAMNKGSNLIQLGFRPKLNAGSSPVGDFSSQYTLNIVYP; via the coding sequence ATGCGTGATCTGACAATGGGAAAATTTATCTGGATAAGAAAAATCCGGTGCTGCTTTTTAATTGTTTTTTGCAGTCTGGCCAGTCGATACGCTATGTCTGCGGACCCGGTGCTTAGTTTAACTTGCAGCAACACCGAGATGACCGTGAATCTAAAAGAGGTCATTCCACTTAGTCCTTTCCAGACCCGCTTTGCAGGAACTTGCAAAGTCAACTCAATCATTGCGCTAGGTGGATACTACACCCAAGCCCAGCATGGGCAGTCCAACACGGGGCGAGACTTAACGGTAGTGGCGGCGGCAACTGGTTATGACGTGCCCTATGAGAGTGCTCCAGCAAATACTGCTTGTTTTGAACCGGGCAATTGTGACGGGTACCTAGACGTCGGTGATACTCTTTCATACGATTTCATCATCTCTGGGACCACTAGGACCACGCCAGGATTTTATTTTGGAGGGGTGACCTTATATGGAACCGATGTGGCTTTCGCGAGTAAAGTCGCCATCGGGGTGGTGAATTTCGCCTACACGGTTGTTCAACCTACTTGCTCCATCAGCTCAGCGTCCCATCTTGCCCTTGGGTTCGGTGCGCTTACGAGCAACGACTTCGCCTCGTCGCAGCAGGTGGCTGAAATCAGCTTGAGCTGCAGCGCAGCCACGCAGGTCAATGTCACGCTTGTACCGACTCAAAGCGCGGTCAATGGTTCCCCTGGTGTATCCGCAACTACCCTTGACGGTTTATCCATGGCCGCCACATGGGTCGACAGCACCTCTGCCGTTGTCTTTAACACACCGCGCAATTTTGCAATGAACAAGGGTAGCAACCTCATCCAACTTGGATTCCGTCCCAAGCTCAATGCTGGCAGTTCCCCTGTCGGGGATTTTTCCAGCCAGTACACACTGAACATTGTCTATCCCTGA